TCCTGATGCCATGGATGATGTGGATCTGGCCAGTTCTGGTGGCATCGCTGCAGCCAATGCCAGGCTACAGACATTAGGTGCCATTCCAGAGAATATTGGGTTAAAAGGTGGTGGAAATCCTGACccaaataaagcaaaaaatccTGGGTCAAAAGATGTTGGAAGTCCTGAGGCAAAAGGTTGTAAAAATCCCAGGCCAAAAGCTCTTAAAGCTCTAGAAAATCCCAGACATCCCTTGCCAGAAGATTTTGAGGATCCTATCCCAGCGAGATTTAAAACTCGCAGACGAAAATTTGTTGGAAAACCCGCAATAGGTTGGATTCGTAACCCaactaaatttaaaattaccccaccAAAAGCCCTTGAAAATCCCAGAGATCCCTCGCCAGAAGATGATAAAGTTGTCAGGCCAAAAGTTATAGATGTTGTTCAAGAAGCTTTTGAACCGCCAAGCGAGAAGAAACGAGCTAAACGCTCATTGCTTAGAGGTGAGTGTACTGACTTCATTACTCCTACTTTGCATCAATAAGTGAAATGGTTTCTTCATCATATTCTTCTGTACCTGGAAATGTATGCTGTACCTTTCATCTGTGAGTATATGAGTGTTAACATGTACTGTCACCTCATCatttttctgtgtgtttttcagaGCCTTTTGATTCTGAATATCAACTCTTGTATGAAGTGCTTGGGGAAGGTTGCGATGGCAGAGTGTACAAAGGGATCCGTATATCGGATGACACTCCGGTAATGCACTCGTATTTATATCAAACACAATGTTTGCTGAAATTTGTATGTTCACTTGATCTAAACCATGTTTTAAAGTTTGTAGATTCTCAAACCTTAAAGTTATGTGTGAAGTATCAGGTGAGCCGCTTTAGTCAGCTCAAGAGAAATtaacttttgttgtttttctctttACAGGTTGCCATCAAGCAAATAAACAAACGAAAGAATGAAAGCACTCTTCAGATTGTAAGTTGTCATAAAATTTGATGAAATGAACTAAACAGAAAATAGACAGTATAGCGATTACGCACCAATACAAGATATTTGTTTTATCTAATTGTAATTtgttgaccatttttttctccAGCCTGGATACCCCAAACCACTTATTACAGAAGTGGCGCTGCTGCTTAAGTTAGGAGAAGCGCCCTCATGCCCCAATGTCATACAGATGTATGACTGGTACGAGACTAAACACTTTTACACGCTCATGTTGGAGTACCCACTGCACAGCGAGTCCTTGAGGGATTTTGTTACAAGTCATAGAGGACTAAGTGAAAATACAGCAAGACATCTCATGCGTCAGGCGGTACTGGCAGTGCAACACTGTCTGGATAATGGAGTTTTCCACACCAACATCCATCCCGGAAACTTCTTGGTGCAGCAATCAACAATGACCCTGAAGTTAATTGACTTTGGGGATGGACATTATCTGACGCATGATGATGTCTGTGATTCCGATGACTTTACGGGTGAGCtgcattttttaataaagcGTATAAACCTGTTGTTTCTTTTACAAAATGACTCAACATGATGTTTTGTGTACAGGAGCTCTAGGTTGCACCCCGCCTGAGATCTACAAGAAATTCCGCGCTGTGCCAGCAAACGTCTGGGCCTTAGGTTCTGTGCTGTACTTCATGATGCTTGGAGATTACCCCTATGATTTAAAGAACTTTCATTCCGGGAATCTGCAGACAACTGAGAAGGATTTATCAAAGGGTGAGTGAAAATGACTGatcaacatgcacacacaaagtcTCTGATCAAATCCACAATAAATATTATCAGATGATACGGTCCGTCTGGCAAGATGTTagattttattgtgtttagcTAAACAGTCATTTAGTGGCTCGCCGATGTATTACATCACTGTGCCATCATCTTAACCTGAGgtactgtctgtctgtgaccagggtagggctgggtatcgttCAAAATCTTTCGATCCGGTGCCAATTTCAATACCTCAGTTTCGATACCGGTTCCTAACGATACTTTTTCCCGATaccatatgttttaaaatccatttaaacattaacaaaaatacattaaacacaaaacttttatttttcaccttAATCAAAACAAATTCTGGTAACATTTCTCACTCAGGGTAACATTATTAATACAACTGGTTGTGCTTTTGGATAGGGGTGCGCCAGCAGACACACttatctgtttttgttttatgaaaataaggaaacaaaaataaagaaattaagaatataactaacactgctttattttatgaaatgtaaaatggtcTTTAGCTTGGACTAGCGGAATTGAAATAAGTGAGTTCATTATGCTGCAACTTtgacaaaaagttaaaatatttaaatgggtgacTGAGTTTCACTGGGaagatttgtatgcatgtttgtttgtttttgtaaacaaagaactgtaatactcaacttcataattatcaaaatattaaatagcctacatttgggatttttaaaatgagtagCAAATGCGTTAAATTgaattttagtttgtttaaaataataagcCAGGCTTGTAAGCAGTGTTGGGCTGCGCATGTGCATCAActttaaaccatagactgtaaaaaataggttTAAACGCATCGT
This Misgurnus anguillicaudatus chromosome 11, ASM2758022v2, whole genome shotgun sequence DNA region includes the following protein-coding sequences:
- the LOC129416381 gene encoding uncharacterized protein, which gives rise to MDFVLPSAVPDIVPNNGHLLDRRAGSSHPRGGVKEFTPAFEEANSPTEKCENKVLKSLKKGWNKVKQPFLHNDKVETLIPSELNAHSANPNVKDGAGLASSELNNKIKPEKQRMAFFDCLRRGKVESVPTPLLKADPAIPDVREVVDPASQSKTYVGPKKQKQKASKSRKSNLQGEKVTVVPTQQPKAISDIPVGMDVPALAGPQSKPKIRPDKRMTLTQRFFGCFRRGKVESMPTSQIEADPAIPDAREVVDLADSQSKSVGLKKQKQKASKSRSFHNPWSKKGKSKVKKDANPAFPDAMDDVDLASSGGIAAANARLQTLGAIPENIGLKGGGNPDPNKAKNPGSKDVGSPEAKGCKNPRPKALKALENPRHPLPEDFEDPIPARFKTRRRKFVGKPAIGWIRNPTKFKITPPKALENPRDPSPEDDKVVRPKVIDVVQEAFEPPSEKKRAKRSLLREPFDSEYQLLYEVLGEGCDGRVYKGIRISDDTPVAIKQINKRKNESTLQIPGYPKPLITEVALLLKLGEAPSCPNVIQMYDWYETKHFYTLMLEYPLHSESLRDFVTSHRGLSENTARHLMRQAVLAVQHCLDNGVFHTNIHPGNFLVQQSTMTLKLIDFGDGHYLTHDDVCDSDDFTGALGCTPPEIYKKFRAVPANVWALGSVLYFMMLGDYPYDLKNFHSGNLQTTEKDLSKEICDLLRWCLAKNRSDRPTLKQILDHDWFKTESDEEELLVYKMRALSTQK